Within the Ananas comosus cultivar F153 linkage group 25, ASM154086v1, whole genome shotgun sequence genome, the region ctttattatattttttaaaaaaattttggcataattaggacacttatacaaaaatgtctcaaaaatatgtttttataatctaattctgttgtagtgaataaTGGTAACTCAAGCTATTCATAAATAGCTCAATTCCCTAATACATGTGGGAGATAATAATATGCATGAGAGATATTAAGTGGGTTTATACAGCAAAAAACTcagataacatatatatatatatatatatatatatatatatatatatatatatagttgagctagaatactatctgtagcaaacgggctccgttgccacccatttgttttcgatgatggaacctaAAAATCGATAATCGNCATATCAAACTCCGGTTCTCTCTTACCTGGACATGGTGCATACACTAGGCAGGTTCTTCTCTGAATAATTTACATTTGCTTTTTTAGCCCTGAAGATTAGATTCCGTGCTAATTTAGTCCCTATTCTTTTAGTAAATataacaatcaaaattttttatattttgcgTATGTGAtaccaaacaaaaaatatattgtctAACAGTTTATATGGGTTGTCTAGAACTAATTATTCTTcaccaaaacttttaaaatgcCTTTTCATAATAGATGGCCAAGATTATCTAAatgtaattattttattaaaaaaatatcgtcagaatttaaaaaatccaaattatatatattcaactacCAACTCTTTTATTTCTGCatatcaataaaaaattaaatttttatttgtgtaaAAGAGAGTACAGCTAAAATTATTCTCgactatttctcaaaaaagacGCTATGTGCTAATATTTACAGTATAGTTTAATTTATACAGTATAGCCAGCACATCTGTAGATTTTTATAGAGAGCAGCGCGAGAGATAACAGTAACTAAAAGCCTAATTTTTAGGTGGTAGGGTCTACGAAAGATGTGGTGGACTCGGTCCATGCAATAATTGGTCTAAAAGGACACCTGCGCGGAGACAGGTCAGGACGCCCCCGATAGGTTGCCGTGACCCTGCCcattattttatcattttatcaattaataaatcaattaattaattcgtTAGAGTTACcaaactctaaaaaaaaaattatataaaatataataattcggCCCATAAGCACTAAATAACAgagtccaaaatatttaaattctcatattttaattcacaaattcttttttctccgattaattaatcaattaattatttttttttttttttggatctttTATGCGAATGTGTATACGTGCAAAGAACCTGACACGGCCCAGTTTGCGACACATTTCCCTCTCCTTTTCGCCCGAGCCACACAAAATTTGTGGGTCATACCTTTCTCCGCCCCTTTTGCtacagtaaataaataaatatataactgagaataaacaaataaattctcacattattatataaagtataaaaacTCTTGAATCAGCCAACGATTTCCGTGAAGAAACACTAGAAATTCACAACCCCACCTataaaatttagagagagaaagagagagagagattccattctcagtttatatatatatatatatttatatataggctCTTATAATAGAGTTCTAATAGAAACAATACAACATCCATTACAGGGAATAATTGTCCCTCTAaagtgagtatatatatatatatattaatccccTTTGATATATATGAACcccaactcctcctcctcctcctcacatTCTTAGTAGGACCCTTTTATTGCatttcattttctctctctttgtacTCGTAGTTTTGCGTATTAATTACTTGGCAATGGAGTTGGATGAGAATGGCTTCTTGGAGGAGCTCCTCTCGATGTCGATGCGGAGGGAGAGCACCTGGGACGCGttctccgccgcggcggcggcggccgcgggcATCGGCGAATTCTTCGCCGCCGGGGAGGGGGGATTCGACTGCTTCATGCACGAAAGCCAGCCGTGCGCCGCCGTCCTCCCCGGATTCGCGGCGGCGTTCGACGCCGGCTGCAGCGACAGAAGCCACGACGTGCACCGAGCGACGACGACGGAGCCGAATTTCGACTGCTTGAGCGAAGTTTGGTTCCCGGCGCCgccgttgccgccgccgcctgcggAGGGCGCGCTCGACGTCGGGTTGGTGCATGGGGGGGAGAGCAGCGTTTGTAAGGTGGAGATGGGGGATCCGATGGCCTTCGGgacggcggtcggcggggagaggaagaagaagaaggcggaCGGTGTGCCGTCGAAGAACCTCATggcggagcggcggcggaggaagcgGCTCAACGACCGGCTCTCCATGCTCCGGTCCGTCGTCCCCAAGATCAGCAAGGTAAATGCGGCAtctttcaaagttttttttttttttaaaaaaataaatagcacgTTACCCGTTTCATTCATCGATAGAATGAACTAGACTATATAGGTGAGACAACGTCGGCCTCAGggagggccaaaaaaaaaaaaaagctgctgCAAAATAAATACTACAGGCGACCAGTCAGACAGCCGACGAAGCTTTTGAAGATTAAACAGCTGACGAAGTTTTCGaagattattaatattatacaACTAATAGTACGTGACACAGACACAGTCGTTATACTAGCCCTAATACCATGTTAAAAGGCTCGCATCGCAGCCGGtctaaaaacttaagttgtCCGATGAAAATACCGACTATAGTATATACTGGTCAAGGTTCTAATTTGGCATCCGGTATGTCgtgacttttttattttcttaacatAGATGAACAGTATTACGACTATTTCTGAGCTATTATTTCCATCTATCTGAGCGAAACTTCAGATAACGGCGATAATTACAAGTTTTGATAACATTTTGGGCTAATAATAGGAAATTAATTTGTGTAATAAAATGGCAGATGGATAGAACATCTATTCTAGGGGA harbors:
- the LOC109728959 gene encoding transcription factor bHLH93-like → MELDENGFLEELLSMSMRRESTWDAFSAAAAAAAGIGEFFAAGEGGFDCFMHESQPCAAVLPGFAAAFDAGCSDRSHDVHRATTTEPNFDCLSEVWFPAPPLPPPPAEGALDVGLVHGGESSVCKVEMGDPMAFGTAVGGERKKKKADGVPSKNLMAERRRRKRLNDRLSMLRSVVPKISKMDRTSILGDTIDYMKELLERIKHLQEEMEVGSEKAKLVSLFKDQLNPNEILVRNSPKFDVERRESDTRIEIYCAMKPGLLLQMVDTLDALGLEIQQCVVSCFNEFGMQASCSEDMEQRALMTSEEVKQALFKNAGYGGRCL